TGTCTCGCGTCCTAAGTATGAAATTACAAGGATGGACTTCTCTTGTATATTTTTAAAAGTAAAGAAACCCTCTTCATCAGTAACCATCCATCGTGTATTGTTTTTTACCTTTATGTTAGCCCCTGCTAAACCGCTCCCATTTTCATCAACAATACGACCTTTCACATCAATTGTTTTAAAGGCGGCTATTATTCTTCCTATCAATGACTGTTCTGCTGGTTTGATGAAGACATTTTTTTCGTCTATGGTATATACAAACTGTTCATCTGCACATATTTTTTGAAGAACTTCGATTAAATCCTTTTCCTTAAAATCGACATTAATCCGCTGAGTAGCCTTTACTTTTTCAGGTGCGTATAGTACATTATAACCTGTTTGTATAGTAATCTCCTTGAAAAATTCACGAAGTGTTACTCCATTTTTTGTATACGAAATTTTTTGTCCAAAACTACTGGCAGATACCTGTAGTAGACTACTGATTAATAAAAATATGACAAGGTTAACTCGCATCAATAGTTTTCGTTTATCAATTTTTGCGACTCTACTTAGCGCAGAGCTCACAATCGTAAGTATTTTAGGCGGGTGCCAATATTGGCAATTACCTAGTTTAAAAGTATATAATTTCATACCTTCGTTTAGTTTTGAGTTATTACATGAAATAGTTCAGCAATTATTTTATCCCGGCAATTGTATCGGGAAAGGGTTGACTCAAAATATTACTGGGTAGTGCTTCGAACCACTACTCAGTTTCTTTTTTATCTCCCCAAAAGATCTTCCGATCTCTTATTCTTCTTGTAGTAAAAATCTAGTCATTTAGTTTAGTGTTTTTTAGGTTTGTGTAGGGTAATTTATTGGGTGCTTTTATATTTAATTACAGTAATTTTACGACAATCTATTTTAAATCTGGCTGCTCCTGTTTGCGTGATTGCATTCAATGTTCCTGCAATATTGCTATAACGTGATACAGAGCCATCTAATAGTTTACGCCTTATGCTTTCATGTTCGTACTCCACTTCAACGTTGTACCAGCGCGAAATTTGGCGCATCACAGTTTCCATATTAGCATTATTAAAAGTAAACAGACCATTTTTCCATGCAATTGCATCGGCTATATTTACTTCTTGTACTTTCATTTGATTATATCCACTTACAATTGACTGTTCCCCAGGCTTAAGAATAATAAAGGATTCAACATCACTACCTCCCCGCCCCTTGGGCACCCCTCCTGAATCAGGAGGGGAATTAACTGTTCTAACTTTTACTGAGCCTTCTAATAATGTAGTCATTATAACTCCCTCATCCTGATAGGCATTTATATTAAAATGGGTGCCCAACACCTCTATCTCCTGCTTATCTGTGGTAACAATGAAAGGATGTTTTTTATCTTTAGCTACCTCAAAGTATGCTTCGCCGCTAAGAGCAACCTTACGCACAGAGCCACGCTCAATAAGCACCATACTATAAGATATACTCGAAGCAGCGTTAAGCCATACTTTTGTACCATCAGGTAGTTTAATTTGATATTGTCCACCTTTCGGGGTTGCTAATGTGATATGCTGATCTCCTGTTGGCTCAGTAGGAGTATCCTTTATTGGGAGCTGCTTACCAGGGGTTAAAACTGCTGTACCGTCATCATAACTCAATTTGTCTAGGTCAACCACTACCCCATTTTTCGCATCACTTAACGTTATCTTTTTGCCATTGGCAAGTGTTAGCGTTGCCGTATTTTTACCTGCAACAATATCAGGGCTATCATGTAGTTTATCATCCGATAAGTTTTGATATGAATAAAACCATATCCCTAGTCCCATAACTAAAAACATTGATGCTGCCACAGCAACCTTCCACCATAATTGCAAACCTTTCGGCTCTTGTGGAGTTACCGATATTTTAGCGAATTCTAACTGATTAACAAGTCCTGCATATAACCTATTACTCTTCTCTGCGGAAAGTGGAAAATCATCAGGAAGTGTATTCCAATCTCTATCCAACACTTCATGCATTTCTTCAGTTATACCATTTTCACGGATATAAGCTAAAAGCTGATCATATTCCTCTTTGCTAATCTGATGATCTGCATAGCGCTGTAATAGACCCTGAAAATACGTATAGTTTGATGTCTCCATTTTGTTTCTTGTATTTCGTCAGTATGACTGCTTATAATAGTATATACACTGAGAAATGAAACAGGGAGTAGTCCGACAGGAAAAAAATTAATTTTTATACATGAATAACATGAAATACCAAAGTAAACCATAATTATTAAAATGGATGCGTAACGACTTTAAAGCTTCTGCGCTGTGCTTTTTTACGGTTTCTTTTGAGATTTGCAACTTTTCTGCAATTACCTTCTGCGAAAGACCTTCGTCTCTGCTCATCCTGAAAACTAATTGTTGTTGTTTGGGCAATTTAAGTATTGCTCGTTCGGTAAAGATCTCTAGATCTGCCAGGTTTAATGCTTCCTCAGTACTGTTACATATGTCTTCATAATTATTCCAGAGCACATCATGCGCAACTTTTGACCTTGATGCTCCTCGCATTCTATTCAAACAAAGTCGCTTACAAGTGGTGTATAGCAAGGCTTCAACGGGATATTCCGTATCTAGACTCTGCCTGTAAGCCCAAAAATTTAAAAAAGTATCATGAACCGCCTCTTCTGCTTCCTCTCTATTGTTCAGGTATCGTAAACTAAAATGAAATAGCTTTTTATGCCAGCTATCAAACACTTGTTTAAAAGCGGCTTGACTATCCTGTTTTAACAAGGTAGTTAATTCTTGATCAGTATGTATTTTATAAGCATTCATGTATCCCATTTTTTATTAATAAATAATTAAAAACTTGCAACCCATAAAAGCAACCCCAATGTGAAGATCAACAATAAATTAATTAATTACCAATAAAAAGTAGAAATTGTTATTTATTCATCAAAAGCGCCCTAAACGTTAAAAAGAGAAAGGAAAAGTTTTACCACAAAGTTAACTTTGTGGTGCAAAAAATAGATCACCTTTCTCGATGATAAACTAAAGATGTCCTATTGTTCTTTTCATTCACAGTAGTGTCTCATAATTAATTCCAATGAAAATCACATAACAAATGACTTAAAGGCGACCGCCAAAAAGCCCCCTGAGCCTATTAAAATGCTTACAGTGGGCTTTTTAGCTTATTTAAAACGATTTTTAACTATGGATGATAAAGCAAGTTAACAGCTATTTTAAACTTGTTATTTTCATTTTTATGCTCTGCATACTTTACTATCCCATCATTCACAAACATATAGGTATTGCTAAAAAATAGCTGATCGGCAAAAACGGTACTACTTTTCATCATATTAAACTTATGTCGTTTTAAAATCCCTAATGTTTCATTTGATAGGGCTAACCAAAAATGAAATGATAAAAACCCGTTATCCCATTCTTTTAAAAGAACTTCCTTCCGTTCTTCCAAATCAATACAAATGTTGTTAAGGTGTTCCAAAAATAACGGCAATTCTTCAGGAAACAGATCAAATAGTAGTTTAGCTTTACCAGTATTGGTTAATTCCTCTAATGTTTTCATATCTAGATTATTTATTATGCGGTTAATGATTGTTTAATTCTCAATAGATTCAGCTTCGTATATATATCTTTCCAATATTTTGTCCGCCTAATGGCAAAAATTGCCTGTTCTTCGCTCGGCTGATCATACAGGTATGTTAAGTACATAGCCACCTGAAAAATAGCCTCTTTTAAGTCGGTAACCTCCAATAGATTACCGTCTAAATCTGTGATGTAGTGATTCATATTTTAAAAGGTTAGAGTTAAAATGATTTTTTGGGTACATACAGATTAAAGGAGGAATTGCTCCCCCGTTTAATAGTCATGTTCGCTAAGAATGGTATTACCATTTTTGGCAAAATCGGTACAGAGGTCAAAAGCCTTTTGACCACGTTTTAAGCCTGTCCCGTACATAATTGATTTC
This is a stretch of genomic DNA from Candidatus Pedobacter colombiensis. It encodes these proteins:
- a CDS encoding RNA polymerase sigma-70 factor yields the protein MNAYKIHTDQELTTLLKQDSQAAFKQVFDSWHKKLFHFSLRYLNNREEAEEAVHDTFLNFWAYRQSLDTEYPVEALLYTTCKRLCLNRMRGASRSKVAHDVLWNNYEDICNSTEEALNLADLEIFTERAILKLPKQQQLVFRMSRDEGLSQKVIAEKLQISKETVKKHSAEALKSLRIHFNNYGLLWYFMLFMYKN
- a CDS encoding FecR domain-containing protein produces the protein METSNYTYFQGLLQRYADHQISKEEYDQLLAYIRENGITEEMHEVLDRDWNTLPDDFPLSAEKSNRLYAGLVNQLEFAKISVTPQEPKGLQLWWKVAVAASMFLVMGLGIWFYSYQNLSDDKLHDSPDIVAGKNTATLTLANGKKITLSDAKNGVVVDLDKLSYDDGTAVLTPGKQLPIKDTPTEPTGDQHITLATPKGGQYQIKLPDGTKVWLNAASSISYSMVLIERGSVRKVALSGEAYFEVAKDKKHPFIVTTDKQEIEVLGTHFNINAYQDEGVIMTTLLEGSVKVRTVNSPPDSGGVPKGRGGSDVESFIILKPGEQSIVSGYNQMKVQEVNIADAIAWKNGLFTFNNANMETVMRQISRWYNVEVEYEHESIRRKLLDGSVSRYSNIAGTLNAITQTGAARFKIDCRKITVIKYKSTQ